One Dioscorea cayenensis subsp. rotundata cultivar TDr96_F1 chromosome 15, TDr96_F1_v2_PseudoChromosome.rev07_lg8_w22 25.fasta, whole genome shotgun sequence genomic region harbors:
- the LOC120277969 gene encoding PI-PLC X domain-containing protein At5g67130: protein MMFFLRFPSMKNMVVLLILMALFGISSLKVDCKVLDSCSSDSNCGNGYWCSSCPAGFSGSRCVRSATTNQFQLINNSLPFNKYAYLTTHNSYAIEGEPSHTGVPRVTFNNQEDTVTQQLNNGVRALMLDTYDFDNDVWLCHSTGGKCYDITAFEPAIDTMKEIETFLSANPSEIVTLILEDYVSTPNGLTKVFNESGLMKYWFPLSSMPQNGQNWPLVSDMVAKNHRLIVFTSIKSKQETEGIAYQWNFMVENQYGDGGMNAGQCSNRAESSALNDETKALVLVNYFPSMPNKYGACVDNSDELLNMLKTCYGAAGNRWANFVAVDYYKRSDGGGSFQADDMLNGRLLCGCDDVHACAKGSSSGACTFP from the exons ATGATGTTCTTCTTGAGATTTCCTTCAATGAAGAACATGGTTGTCTTACTCATTTTGATGGCCCTGTTTGGCATTTCATCTCTCAAAGTGGATTGCAAG GTTCTTGATAGCTGTTCTTCAGACAGCAATTGTGGCAATGGATACTGGTGTTCTTCCTGCCCTGCAGGCTTCTCTGGATCACGTTGTGTTCGGTCTGCAACAACAAACCAATTCCAGTTAATT AACAACTCATTACCTTTCAATAAATATGCATATCTAACGACGCACAATTCTTATGCTATCGAGGGCGAACCATCGCACACCGGAGTTCCAAGAGTTACTTTCAATAACCAAGAAGACACTGTCACTCAACAGCTAAAT AATGGAGTCAGAGCTTTAATGTTGGACACATATGACTTCGATAACGATGTTTGGTTATGCCATTCGACAGGAGGAAAATGCTATGACATAACTGCATTT GAACCAGCAATTGACACGATGAAGGAAATCGAAACATTCTTATCGGCAAATCCATCAGAAATTGTGACATTGATCTTAGAAGACTATGTTAGTACTCCAAATGGATTGACAAAAGTGTTCAATGAGTCTGGATTAATGAAATACTGGTTTCCTCTTTCAAGTATGCCTCAGAATGGACAAAATTGGCCTCTTGTCAGTGACATGGTTGCGAAAAATCATCGTCTAATTGTCTTCACATCAATTAAATCAAAGCAAGAAACCGAAGGCATCGCGTATCAATGGAATTTCATGGTAGAAAATCAAT ACGGCGACGGAGGAATGAATGCAGGACAATGCTCGAACCGAGCTGAATCTTCGGCTCTTAATGATGAAACAAAAGCTCTGGTTCTAGTGAATTATTTTCCGTCAATGCCGAATAAATACGGAGCATGTGTTGATAATTCAGATGAACTTCTAAACATGTTAAAAACATGTTATGGAGCAGCAGGAAACCGATGGGCTAATTTCGTCGCAGTCGATTACTATAAG AGGAGTGATGGAGGAGGATCATTTCAAGCTGATGACATGCTAAATGGAAGATTGTTATGTGGATGTGATGATGTTCATGCTTGTGCT AAAGGATCAAGTTCTGGTGCATGTACATTTCCATGA